Proteins encoded together in one Heterodontus francisci isolate sHetFra1 chromosome 20, sHetFra1.hap1, whole genome shotgun sequence window:
- the tial1 gene encoding nucleolysin TIAR isoform X2 — translation MDARVVKDLATGKSKGYGFVSFYSKLDAENAIVHMGGQWLGGRQIRTNWATRKPPAPKSAPESSSKHLKFEEVVNQSSSTNCTVYCGGIATGLTEQLMRQTFSPFGQIMEIRVFPEKGYSFVRFATHDSAAHAIVSVNGTAIEGHIVKCYWGKETTDSANKYQQMEFAQPWGQWGQWYGNAQQYGQYVANGWQVPSYGMYGQAWNQQGFGVDQPQSAAAWVGGFSAQPAQGQGTAVIPSQAGFGMAGYQTQ, via the exons GATGCAGAAAATGCAATTGTGCACATGGGTGGTCAGTGGCTTGGAGGCCGGCAAATTCGAACAAACTGGGCAACGCGCAAGCCACCAGCTCCGAAGAGTGCACCAGAGA GTAGTTCCAAACATCTAAAATTTGAAGAAGTAGTCAATCAGTCTAGTTCCACAAATTGTACTGTCTACTGTGGAGGTATAGCAACAGGCTTAACAG AACAGCTTATGCGTCAGACTTTCTCACCATTTGGGCAAATCATGGAAATCAGAGTTTTCCCAGAAAAGGGTTACTCATTTGTCAG GTTTGCAACACATGATAGTGCTGCTCATGCTATAGTGTCAGTCAATGGAACAGCTATTGAAGGTCATATTGTTAAATGTTATTGGGGTAAAGAGACTACCGATTCTGCCAACAAGTATCAACAG ATGGAATTTGCTCAGCCCTGGGGTCAGTGGGGCCAGTGGTACGGCAATGCTCAACAGTATGGTCAGTATGTAGCCAATGGTTGGCAGGTGCCCTCTTATGGCATGTATGGCCAAGCATGGAATCAGCAAGGATTTGGAGTAGA TCAGCCTCAGTCTGCAGCTGCCTGGGTCGGTGGATTTAGTGCTCAGCCAGCCCAAGGGCAGGGTACAGCTGTTATACCTAGCCAAGCTGGCTTTGGAATGGCAGGTTACCAGACGCAGTGA